The segment GCGATAAGCAGCCGCAGCTCCACACTTTGCACTTCGGGCCACCACACGAGCCGGAAGAACACATCCACAAGAGCTAAGAGCGCCCGCGAGCTTGGCTCAAGTGCTGGGATGACGAGTTCAAGCACATGGAAAACACGAGACGCATCCTAACTGAATGACCCAGCGGTTAAGAGAATCTCGACATGGACAGTCTCTGAGAACCAGAGAAGCTGACCGACTCGAACGGAATCAGAAGTAAACGATGAAGAATAGCCGTTGAAAGGACACCGGAGGAGACTCGAAGAGTTCCTTTACGAGCGCAAAGGGGAACGCCAAGACCAGAGGGGGACAAGCAAGCAGCCCGTGAAGAGGTTCCGAACCCAAGCCATAGACGACTTCTTGTCGGAGACCCAATCGTCGGGGCACGCGCCAAGATGAAGACCACCGGAGATGACACACGACGAATCTGAATAGTCTTACAAACACGCCGATGGAGAAGACCCACACCGCACCTACTGAGCGTTGGACAACCTGAACCGCCCTACGACGAGACACCACGCGTAGGGAAAGCTCACGCGCCGCCGAACATCTCCACAGGGACAACGAGAAGAGACGGGAGACAGGTAGACGAGCAGATCCCGAGCGGAGAAGCCACCCCTCCAGAGCACGCGCTACGAATCATTGGGATTTGTTGTAGATCTAAGAATGAAAATCGACCACCAACAGATCCCAACCCCAAAATCCGACCCTTACCACCAGCCACCGCTACACCTACCTCGCATCTTCACCAGGAAATCAAGACGGCCGTCGGCTTCAGCCTAGGCTCCTCCACCGACGAAGCTCGAGACCCAGGGACATACACATATCGGAGGCAGCCAGAGGAAGTCATAAGAGCAAAAGAGAAAAGGGAGATAAGGGGAGAGGAGCCCTCCGGCAACGTCAAACGGACAGCCGTGCCGGAGGCAAACTGAGGTTACGACTTCTTTGAGAGCAAGGGTTAGAGAGATAAGGTTAGAGAGATCGAGCGgagaaaatgatataaaatacaaacAGTTAAGAGAATTCAGGGATACATACTAAGACTATAGGAGAATATACCCGAGGATATCTAATCTAATAACAGAATACTAGACTCTGACTCGCGCACCAGCGCGGttataaatttttggtttttggttatttatctactaaatgatgtatttataatatttgatgtattatattcaccaagtaaataattttttggtatCTTAAACCATTTATTTATGACGAATATtctatatcatataaaaaatataacaaacagacgtaattagagaattgtaaacgatatataaaaataatggttattaatgtaaaatatgaagaaatattatattatgacttagtatgacagaaaagattataaattagttatacatgtttaaagaaaatacaatgatttttaaacttctatgaaaaatttaacatataaaaaagggCGATGAATTAGTCATgaaattgtaaataatttcataattttattaataataaattatttatagtctttgtttttcgtcaagataattattaaatgtccataacattaatatgttaaaagACCATATTATGAAAGCCCATGTTGTAACCGTTTTTTTCCGGgaagtgtaacaaaaaaattacatttaactCTTCAATTTGTTTAAGTTCTTTGTCggtaaaagatttaaaaaatctTTCTATCTTTTTCAATGTTCAATTTCAAGATTATTATGCGAAAATCATACACAAATATAAGCAATTGGTTGGAATCTCTCCCTGTTCGAAACTAAGCTAGGCGTTAGTCGGGGGTAACTCCGGACCTAGCGAGTTACCGAAAAATCGGGGATAAACGAGATATACGCGGGgagtaattttaattattattttaaattttaaatacatatatctatatatatatatatatgaagttaGGGAAAGATACAAGTAAAAGTAAAGTAGCCCCGTGGTAAATAGGCAGGCGTTAGTGTATTTGCACCTGGGATCGAAGCCCATAAGGCgctttttggatatttttgtgCGTTTTTTAAGTGAATGGCATAATTGTAATAAAGTCATCTTCTTCCTTGCGTTTTATTTAGGTTTTCTGCAAAAATATTTCCGCCGCCTTCAACAAAGATTTGTCAAAAACCACAAATTTTATAAGCTTTTCTTGTTGTTTATGCATCAAACTCATAGATCTACCTTCCAGCATGCGATTTAAACACCTAAAACTTCAAAAAGAATGAACTTTTTGATCAATCCGATTTCTTGGCCGATGATGGTGAAATCGCCACGGTGGATCTCCGACGAGCGTATCGGCGCCGCGTAATCGGGCTCCGCGGACGCGTTTTCGAACAGAGGAAtctctatatctttatattcttattttaaatttattgtttcctattctgcaagcaaatcaattacCGAATTAATAGATCAATTGGTTGTAATCAAATCTATTCTTATAATTAGTATAATTATGGTTACAGTTTCTATATTTaataagtatattaaatatacgacattgaagatattatgttttgattaatagaagatattatattttgagtttgtatttattgatttgtttttttataaagcttaaaaaatcaataggatgattagttggttgatacatcctataaaaaaagaaaaactataagtGGTTTGAATATGTACGATGGATCGATGCATGATGTTTATCATCTAATACTTTCCACAAGTACTAAGAAATTAACAAATTCATGTACTAATCGCTTATACTCGAACGCGCACCAAGCGGTAACCGCATGCCGTAGCGTTCACTAAAATTTCctttttgttataaattttatttatcaataaaacaaatatcaaatctttctttttaattacAAGAGAtatttttacccaaaaaaaaagaaatattgcaAAATCAATTTCCTTGTTGGGATTTGCTTTGGtcctatataaattataaatgcaaACACGGTTAGCAACTTAAAAAGATCATAACACAACCCTAATTAATTATCCTGTAATGGACGGCTTACCTGGACATCTCCTAAACGAGGTTCTCTTCAAGACAGATCTCAGAGCTCTGGCTATGTTGTGTTGCACAAATACATCACTCCAGTCCCATATACACGAGCCTTCTTTTGTATCTGGATACCGTTCTCAGATCAGATCCAGTTTGCTTTATATCTCCTCTTATGGCTCAACTTATCTATGCTGCCACCACCCTCACGGCGGTTCTAGGTCACTCACAATCATAGATGCATGTCATATTTTGGGATATTGCTCAGGCCTTCTTCTACTTTTCATTAATGATCGTCTATGCGTGGCCAACCCCCTTACCAAGAAGTTTCGGTTCTTGACTTCGTTTGATCCTTGTCCTCGAAGATTTGTTTGTCAAGACAGTAGAAACCAACTAGGGCTCGCGGTTAATCAGATTGATCGAACCACACAGAATTTCAAAGTTGTGTTCATATTCGAGTTGGCAAAAACCGATGTAACTAGGTATGGTTTCGATATTCACGCTAAAGACTCATGGACATGTTCAAAAACGACAATTACTTGCCACACAAGCAATCTTGATGACCGTATGAAGAACTCTGTTTACATGAACGGGTCTCTTCACTGGCTAAGAAACGACGGAAGCATCATAGCTTTCAACCCCGAAACAGAGCAAGCACGGCTGATCCAGACTGACTTCCCCCGGGGATTGACTTCGAGAACGCTCTTTGCACCCGGAGTTCATAGCTTGACTTTGGTATCAGCCAATGAGGAAGTCATTTACTTTTATGCACTCAAGAACATTCTCAGTGATCCCAAGTGGGTCCTCGAGAAGCAGATCCAGAACGGAGTGATTGACAAAAATGTAGTTACTTGGTACGTAGAAGCTTACAACGGAAAGTGTTTAGTGTTACGAACTTGTTATGATGGAGTAATTCATGTGTACGACTTGAGTGCTAGCAAGTGGGCAGTCATGGGTTCGGTTCCAATTTGGTACGATgcaaatctaaatttttttctgTTCACACCTTCACCTTATTCTGTGGTAGGACTTGATGATATATTGGCTTGTGGTGATAGACGCATCTCCTCTCTAAGATCGATTATTACACTGGTTGATAGAAGCTCACCAGAAAATCAACTTAAAGAAAATGTCggttgaagagaagaagaagaagaggtgaAATTACATCTGGGAATGTTATTTGAATGAGCAAAATACCAACAACAAAAGAAGAGTGGTGTAGACACATTCGTATTTTGTGAGGAACATGCGTCTTTTGGTGATTTGGTTAATGGAACATGGTACTGTTTTatgttttcttctctcttttctttcacTATATAtgtgattttgttttgtgtagttgtttaaaatttgaaagtttttatttCACTAGTTTTTgaatcattcaaccaaccaaaAACTCCAGCATAATGATAGCCGACGGTTGTTCAATTTTTCAACACATAAAGTGGTCTAAATCGTATTTTCATAATCTGTGTTTCTCTTGCCATGGCAATGTATAATTCTTTTTAACATTAATAAACTGTGATCTGCCATTTGGTTGATCccacaaatataattataatctgTCATGTAATTCAAATCAAACATGATAAACTCTGAATAGgcaacaaaagaaaacatacaTGTGCAAAAATAGTTGAAACATTTTTCGGAAATAAACTCTAATCTTTGATATCTTTCGTTCATCGTCTTCCAAGCAGTTCCATCTCTTCAATGATTTGCAGGAATACCCTTCAAGTGAACCATGTTGATAACCAGAGGAGTCAAAGTCAAGCTTCATCATTCTGAGAATTTGGACGCATCGAATTGCTTTGGGAGAGACGGTGTAGTGTCGTTTGTTGCTTGCCACATGTGCAGTTCGTGTGGGTATGCGAATGAGTGTTTCAAATTCTTTGCTTCTAACAGTTCTTGTTTTTCTGTTTTGTCTCTTGACATCTTTTGAATGTTGAGTTTCAAAGTCATCCACATGATCGATATGGGAAGAACATATAAGTTTGAAATCAACGGTGGAAACTCATGGAGACGTTTGGAAACGACGCTTACGCTTACGTGCCACTCAAGTCTAATGAAACCCCCTGTTTACTTAGACGGGTCTCTTCTCTTCACTGGCTGAGAAAGGACGGTTGTGGCTTTCAATCTCAAGACGGAGCAAGCACGACTTATCCCGGTCAAATTCCCCCTGGAACTGAGTTCAAAAACGCTCTTTGCTGCTGGCGATAATAGCATAACTTTGATATCGGCAACGGAGAAAGTCGTTTACTTTTATGCCCTTACGAATATCCTCAGTGATCGTCGACCCAAGTGGGTCCTCCTGAAGCAAATCCACAACGGAGTGACGGACAAAAAGAAGCTTTATTATTGGAACGTTCTGACTTACAACGGCAAGTGTTTAGTGTTGAGTGTGTGTAGTACAGATTACAACCAGTACAGGTCCTGAGATTTACAAGGTCCCGtacgaaattaaaaaatttaatattttttttggttaaaacaATTACATTTTTCTAAAAGAATTAGGGCAAATTTTATTTTGactttaatatatgtattttatgttaatttaatTGACTTACttatgttaaatttattaatttgacATGTTCTGATATTTTCTAACTAAATgtgaaaaatatatagttttataagtATAGAATTCAACTAAAAAAATTTGACCTGAAAATGAGGCCCCATCCCAATGTTTCATGGGTGTGTGCTCAAGCCTGTCACTGATTACAACCGAGTGGTTAATGTGTACCACTTGAGTGCTAACAAGTGGGTAGCCATGGGTTTGGTTCCGGGATGGTGCGATGCAAAtcaggattttttttttagtttgcaCGGTCTGTGTCTTCTGTAGTGAGACTTGATCAGATATTGGCTTGTGGTAATCGACGCATCTCCTCTCTAAGCTCGATTATAGCACTGATTGATGGAAGCTCATCAGAAGAAGTTGAAGATCAACTTAAGAAAAGATCGGCTGAACACAACTTTTTGTATGAGCAAATTACCAACAGGAAAAAAAGACTGGTTTAAACAAATTCGTTCCAGAGTGAGCAACATGTTGTgtttttttggtgatttgattAATGAACATGGTACTGTTTAATGTTCTACTCTCTCTTTTTAGCAATGTTATAATGTTtggtaataaaatttaaaacttatcATTACTCAGTTTGCttaaaatcactcaaacaaaAACTTCAACATAAAATAGCAAACACATGTTCGACTTTTCAATATGTAAAAAGTAGTCCAAAACATCTTTTCATAATATATGTTTCTTATGCTAgttataatttcttttattaCATTGACTTAAAAGGATGGGGAAGATAAAAAtcaagaagatttttttttctttttttccagtTATGTTGTTAGAACAGAATGGAACATACACCACTAAATAGTGATTGTAAAGTTCTCCTAGCCAAAATATCAGCACAATATTGGTTACCAGACCGATTGATATCTACAAAAACCTAAGGGCAACATTATCGCGGGTTGATAGGCCCGTCCCTTACTGATATATGGtccaaaaataaatcaaaatccaaTATAAACTGAGAAAACGGGCCTTAACTAAAGGGCATTTGGGCTGGTCCGTAAGGCGACGTGGAGGAAGGTGATTGGACGATGATATCGAAGTCGCGAAACACATTTCTCTTCGCCTCTCGTCTGTTTTATTTTCTCTTCGCCTCTCGTCTGTTTCATTTTTACGTTGTAATTTGTTTCCActttgtaattttcttttcatatcttatcaatataaatgtttaatgtttgtttcaactcttttttttatgtgttattattaattttaaaaaaaaaatacctaaGAGACTTCTAAAAGCAGGGGCGGAGGCAGTGAAGGAGGtgtggggtcagctgaccccactacttttttaaaaaatattttttttatttaagaaaatttgtaTTGAccccattaaaaatgaaaatttgaccccactaaaaatataatttcacaaatataatcacaaaacattaaagattgaagataatttaaaattatataaataatatgtttattttatttcttaaacatttgatttatattaattttagcttAGATTTCAATAAACACGTTTTTATAATAAGTGTTAGTTACATATTTCAATAACTCCCAAATTGTATTAGGTCCAATAATGAGCGAATTTGAAAAAAAGGGATTTGTACTTCTTTTCTGGACAACGCAAAGAGGAAGAACTCTCATGTTCCCCAAacaatttttagataatttttttttgatcaagtaatttttaaataagttttctatttttttttgttatacacTCTCTTCTTTATTTTAGCAAACTAAAAATGATTATGAATCAATGATTATGTAAATTTATCAGTTAACTAATGGATCAGTTTCTGAATCGGCAAAAAAATATCAGCCAATGAAAAtcatcaaaaaataatattacaataTCGCATCAGTAATGAATTTCTAAAACttttatgatttgttttatcaaaattattttaaattgtagtaAATAATTATGGTAAACAAGTTTTaagatatgaatgatcatatagtatatttatagtttttccgtggttataaattatgtatttggagataaaaaaatttgacccCGGTACAAAAACTTTCTGGCTCCACCACTGTCTAAAAGTCCCTccaataatcttattttttaatccTTAACCAATGCCCCTTAAgctaactatattaatataataaccTAAAGACTTAAATTTTGTCCTAGGGATAATGTTGCCCTAAGGGAGAACATATTTTTCCAACACTCGATCATGTATATGAAGTGGTAGAACTTGATCAGAGTGTATATTTTATCGTTACTCCATTCAACATAACAATAACCAACGCATTGTTCAATTTTTCAACATATAAAAGTGGTTCAAATCGTATTTTTCATAATGCGTTTCTTCTGCTAGCTATAAGAATGTATAATTATTCctttt is part of the Brassica rapa cultivar Chiifu-401-42 chromosome A09, CAAS_Brap_v3.01, whole genome shotgun sequence genome and harbors:
- the LOC103840948 gene encoding putative F-box protein At1g57580; this translates as MDGLPGHLLNEVLFKTDLRALAMLCCTNTSLQSHIHEPSFVSGYRSQIRSSLLYISSYGSTYLCCHHPHGGSRSLTIIDACHILGYCSGLLLLFINDRLCVANPLTKKFRFLTSFDPCPRRFVCQDSRNQLGLAVNQIDRTTQNFKVVFIFELAKTDVTRYGFDIHAKDSWTCSKTTITCHTSNLDDRMKNSVYMNGSLHWLRNDGSIIAFNPETEQARLIQTDFPRGLTSRTLFAPGVHSLTLVSANEEVIYFYALKNILSDPKWVLEKQIQNGVIDKNVVTWYVEAYNGKCLVLRTCYDGVIHVYDLSASKWAVMGSVPIWYDANLNFFLFTPSPYSVVGLDDILACGDRRISSLRSIITLVDRSSPENQLKENVG